A portion of the Eulemur rufifrons isolate Redbay chromosome 30, OSU_ERuf_1, whole genome shotgun sequence genome contains these proteins:
- the LOC138378047 gene encoding zinc finger X-linked protein ZXDB, protein MEIPRLLPARGTRQGGCGGSPAGGGRVDRGPDPPAGQAPTRRLLLLRGPQDGGPGRRREEARTASRGAGPNLLALRPDHASGGGDDFFLVLLDPVGGDVETAGAGQAAGPEWREEAEAGPGPQGGESGANPAGCPVPGPRCLSAVPTPAQISAPGPGPAAAFAGTVTVHNQDVLLRFENGVLTLATPPPPAWEPGVGPAPQPAGLIAPQAGFPHAAQPGDCPELPPDLLLAEPAEPAPVPAPEEEAEGPATALGPRGSLGPGPGVVLYLCPEAQCGQTFAKKHQLKVHLLTHSSSQGQRPFKCPLGGCGWTFTTSYKLKRHLQSHDKLRPFGCPAEGCGKSFTTVYNLKAHMKGHEQENSFKCEVCEESFPTQAKLSAHQRSHFEPERPYQCAFSGCKKTFITVSALFSHNRAHFREQELFSCSFPGCSKQYDKACRLKIHLRSHTGERPFLCDFDGCGWNFTSMSKLLRHKRKHDDDRRFTCPVEGCGKSFTRAEHLKGHSITHLGTKPFVCPVEGCRARFSARSSLYIHSKKHLQDVDTWKSRCPVSTCNKLFTSKHSMKTHMAKRHNIGQDLLAQLEAANSLTPSSELTSQGQNDLSDAEIVSLFSDVPDSSSAAVLDAALVNSGILTIDVASVSSTLAGNLPANNNNSLGQAVDPRALMATSDLPQSLDTSLFFGTAAAGFQQSPLDLDDVSSVSAGPLGSLGSLAMKNSSLEPQALTPSNKLTVDTDALTPSSTLCENSVSELLTPAKAEWNVPPDSDFFGQEEETQFGFSNPTGNHGSQKETDLITVTGSSFLV, encoded by the coding sequence ATGGAAATCCCGAGGCTGCTCCCGGCTCGCGGGACACGACAGGGCGGCTGTGGCGGTAGCCCCGCGGGCGGCGGCCGGGTCGACCGAGGCCCTGACCCGCCGGCTGGCCAGGCCCCCACGCGTCGTCTCCTGCTGCTCCGGGGCCCCCAAGATGGCGGGCCCGGGCGGCGGCGCGAGGAGGCCCGCACGGCCTCACGGGGCGCTGGCCCGAACCTGTTGGCGCTGAGGCCCGATCACGCTAGCGGCGGCGGCGACGACTTCTTCCTGGTACTGCTTGACCCGGTGGGTGGCGACGTGGAGACCGCAGGCGCCGGTCAGGCCGCAGGGCCCGAGTGGAGggaggaggccgaggcgggcccGGGGCCCCAGGGGGGCGAAAGCGGCGCGAACCCCGCGGGCTGCCCGGTGCCAGGCCCCCGCTGCCTGTCCGCGGTTCCCACCCCGGCCCAGATCTCCGCCCCAGGCCCCGGCCCTGCCGCGGCCTTCGCGGGCACCGTCACTGTCCACAACCAGGACGTGCTGTTGCGCTTTGAGAACGGCGTCCTCACCCTGGCCACGCCCCCGCCACCCGCCTGGGAGCCGGGGGTCGGGCCTGCCCCGCAGCCCGCGGGGCTCATCGCCCCGCAGGCTGGGTTCCCGCACGCGGCGCAGCCGGGTGACTGTCCAGAGCTGCCGCCCGACCTCCTGCTGGCTGAGCCGGCCGAACCGGCGCCCGTCCCGGCGccggaggaggaggcggagggacCAGCCACTGCCCTGGGCCCCCGTGGGTCACTGGGCCCTGGCCCAGGTGTGGTGCTGTACCTGTGCCCCGAGGCGCAGTGCGGGCAAACCTTCGCCAAGAAACACCAGCTGAAGGTGCACCTGCTGACgcacagcagcagccagggccaGAGGCCCTTCAAGTGCCCACTGGGTGGCTGCGGCTGGACCTTCACCACCTCTTACAAGCTCAAGAGGCACCTGCAGTCGCACGACAAACTGCGGCCTTTTGGCTGCCCCGCGGAGGGGTGCGGCAAGAGCTTCACCACCGTGTACAACCTCAAGGCACACATGAAGGGCCATGAGCAGGAGAACTCATTCAAATGCGAGGTGTGCGAGGAGAGCTTCCCCACACAGGCCAAACTCAGCGCCCACCAGCGCAGCCACTTTGAGCCCGAGAGGCCTTACCAGTGCGCGTTTTCTGGCTGCAAGAAGACATTTATCACGGTGAGTGCCCTGTTTTCCCATAACCGCGCCCATTTCAGGGAACAGGAACTCTTTTCCTGCTCTTTTCCTGGCTGCAGCAAACAGTATGACAAGGCTTGTAGGCTGAAAATTCACCTGCGGAGCCACACCGGCGAGAGACCTTTCCTTTGTGACTTTGATGGCTGTGGCTGGAACTTCACCAGCATGTCCAAACTCCTAAGGCACAAAAGGAAGCACGATGATGACCGGAGGTTCACGTGCCCTGTGGAAGGCTGTGGGAAATCTTTCACGAGGGCCGAGCATCTGAAAGGCCACAGCATAACCCACCTAGGCACAAAGCCTTTCGTGTGCCCTGTGGAAGGCTGCCGTGCCAGGTTCTCCGCTCGCAGTAGTCTCTACATTCACTCCAAGAAACACCTGCAGGATGTGGACACTTGGAAAAGCCGTTGCCCGGTCTCCACTTGTAATAAACTCTTCACATCCAAGCACAGCATGAAGACCCACATGGCCAAAAGGCACAACATCGGCCAGGATCTCTTAGCTCAGCTAGAAGCAGCAAATTCTCTTACGCCCAGCAGTGAACTTACCAGCCAGGGACAGAATGATCTCAGCGATGCAGAGATAGTGTCTCTCTTCTCTGATGTGCCTGACAGTAGTTCTGCTGCAGTGCTGGACGCAGCATTGGTGAACTCTGGAATCTTGACTATTGATGTGGCTTCCGTGAGCTCAACTCTGGCAGGGAACCTCcctgctaataataataattccttagGGCAGGCAGTGGACCCTCGGGCCTTGATGGCCACCAGTGACCTTCCTCAAAGTCTGGATACCTCTCTCTTTTTTGGAACGGCAGCCGCTGGTTTTCAGCAGAGCCCCTTAGATTTGGATGATGTCTCCAGTGTAAGTGCCGGGCCATTGGGATCCCTGGGCTCTTTGGCTATGAAAAACTCCAGTCTCGAGCCCCAAGCTTTGACACCCAGCAATAAGCTAACAGTGGACACAGATGCTCTGACTCCTTCGAGCACCCTTTGTGAAAACAGTGTCTCAGAACTACTGACACCAGCCAAAGCAGAGTGGAACGTACCTCCTGACTCTGACTTCTTTGGACAGGAAGAGGAAACCCAGTTTGGATTCTCCAATCCCACAGGAAACCATGgttctcagaaagaaacagatCTCATCACAGTGACTGGCAGCTCATTTTTGGTATGA